The Bacteroidota bacterium genome contains a region encoding:
- a CDS encoding patatin-like phospholipase family protein, whose translation MKLQKHLFLIYCSMFAFILSSCSSSFMEIDTPKTMPPPRVLKSKPRVAVVLGGGAFLGMAHVGVLKVLEENNIPIDLIVGTSAGSFVGAMYASYPNSDTVKKIGMSIKSKEIFNASLFNSITGFVTGENLQQYITDHVKVKNIEDTQIPFVAVTTDLISGKTIALSSGPLAPSVNSSCAIPMIFEPVKMYGMILVDGGVLDGVAVDIAKTYNPDVIIAIDLMSILNTTPEVKNFIDVLARSYQIAAYRVKETIVPGADILLEPKLSQFPLLSDAFDKQVYDAGYTVAMENIDSIKAIIKRKVKE comes from the coding sequence ATGAAACTCCAAAAACATCTTTTTCTCATTTACTGTTCGATGTTCGCATTTATTCTTTCTTCCTGTTCATCTTCTTTCATGGAGATTGATACTCCGAAAACTATGCCTCCCCCGAGAGTATTAAAATCAAAACCAAGAGTTGCCGTTGTGCTGGGCGGAGGAGCATTTCTGGGAATGGCGCACGTTGGAGTTCTTAAAGTGCTTGAAGAAAATAATATTCCAATTGATTTAATTGTCGGTACCAGTGCAGGCAGCTTCGTGGGCGCAATGTACGCAAGCTATCCAAACAGCGATACCGTAAAGAAAATCGGAATGAGTATAAAATCAAAAGAGATTTTTAATGCTTCTTTGTTCAATTCAATTACCGGCTTTGTAACCGGAGAAAATCTTCAGCAATATATTACAGACCATGTTAAAGTAAAAAACATAGAAGATACGCAAATTCCATTCGTTGCTGTTACAACTGATTTGATAAGCGGCAAAACTATTGCACTCTCATCCGGACCTCTTGCTCCATCTGTAAATTCTTCCTGCGCAATCCCAATGATATTTGAACCCGTGAAAATGTATGGAATGATTTTAGTGGACGGAGGAGTGCTTGACGGTGTGGCAGTAGATATTGCCAAAACTTATAACCCTGATGTAATAATTGCAATTGATTTGATGAGCATACTAAACACAACTCCTGAAGTTAAAAACTTTATAGATGTGTTAGCGAGATCTTATCAGATAGCAGCTTACAGAGTAAAAGAAACAATTGTTCCGGGAGCCGATATTTTGCTGGAGCCAAAACTTTCACAATTCCCTCTGCTGAGCGATGCGTTCGATAAACAAGTTTACGATGCGGGATATACCGTCGCTATGGAAAATATTGACTCAATTAAGGCTATCATCAAAAGAAAAGTTAAGGAGTAA
- a CDS encoding patatin-like phospholipase family protein, which yields MKTPKYFIISIFLVFSFVLSSCSSSFMVIDSPKTMPPPRKLDKKPRVALVLGGGAFLGMAHLGALKVFEENNIPIDLIVGTSVGSFVGAMYANNPNSDSLRVLASKVKAEEIFNASIFNSMVGFVTGENLQEYINEHIKIKNIEDLKIPFVAITSDLISGKTIPLSSGPIAPSVNSSCAIPMVFEPVKMYGMVLVDGGVWNNVAVDIAKEYNPDVVIAINLMSVLPPGKASEIKTFIDVLRRGGQVNAINIGNHNASLADVVLNPKVDQFPPLSDQYDKQIYDAGYKAAKDKIEEIKRIISEKVK from the coding sequence ATGAAAACCCCTAAATATTTCATTATCAGTATTTTTTTAGTATTCTCATTTGTCCTTTCTTCCTGCTCGTCTTCCTTCATGGTAATTGATTCTCCTAAAACTATGCCGCCGCCCAGAAAGCTGGATAAAAAACCCCGTGTTGCTTTGGTACTTGGCGGAGGAGCTTTTTTAGGAATGGCACATCTTGGCGCTTTGAAAGTTTTTGAAGAAAATAATATTCCCATTGATTTAATCGTAGGCACAAGCGTCGGAAGTTTTGTAGGCGCAATGTATGCAAATAATCCTAATAGTGATTCGCTGAGAGTTTTAGCATCTAAAGTAAAAGCAGAAGAAATTTTTAACGCATCTATTTTTAATTCAATGGTTGGTTTTGTAACCGGAGAAAACCTCCAGGAGTACATAAATGAACATATCAAAATTAAAAATATAGAAGATTTAAAAATTCCTTTTGTGGCGATAACTTCAGATTTAATTAGCGGTAAAACTATTCCTCTTTCGTCGGGACCCATTGCACCATCCGTAAATTCCTCATGCGCTATTCCTATGGTTTTTGAACCGGTAAAAATGTATGGAATGGTTTTAGTTGACGGCGGAGTATGGAATAACGTTGCAGTAGATATTGCAAAAGAGTACAACCCCGATGTTGTAATTGCAATTAACCTGATGTCAGTTCTTCCCCCCGGTAAAGCAAGCGAAATAAAAACTTTCATCGATGTTTTAAGAAGAGGCGGACAGGTAAATGCCATCAATATCGGTAATCATAACGCAAGTCTGGCCGATGTTGTTTTAAATCCAAAGGTTGACCAGTTTCCTCCATTAAGTGACCAGTACGATAAACAAATATATGATGCAGGATATAAAGCAGCGAAAGATAAAATTGAAGAAATAAAGAGAATCATATCTGAAAAAGTAAAATAG
- a CDS encoding SGNH/GDSL hydrolase family protein: MLKAKNENQKRILCYGDSLTWGYNPADGTRFAYHETWPGVMERSLGESYKVIVEALTARTTCWDLPYAPDRNGSKFLPMLLESHAPLDMVIIMLGINDLMHLSGKTADESAWGLLSLIRIAYTPLFGGTPPKILIIAPPVPGKMSDFSREGFGVAEEEIKKLPAAQKIVAETALCDFMDSNDFIKVDSVDGLHPMPDQYKILGEAVAERVRKIL, encoded by the coding sequence ATGCTTAAAGCAAAAAATGAAAATCAGAAAAGAATTTTATGCTATGGCGATTCGTTAACATGGGGTTACAATCCCGCTGACGGAACACGATTTGCTTATCACGAAACCTGGCCAGGAGTTATGGAAAGATCTCTGGGAGAAAGCTATAAAGTAATTGTGGAAGCGCTTACAGCCCGCACAACTTGCTGGGACTTGCCTTACGCTCCCGATAGAAACGGAAGTAAATTTTTACCGATGCTGCTGGAATCTCACGCTCCGCTTGATATGGTAATAATAATGCTCGGCATAAATGATTTAATGCATCTAAGCGGAAAAACGGCTGATGAATCTGCGTGGGGACTGCTTTCACTTATTCGTATTGCTTATACACCGTTGTTCGGAGGAACTCCTCCCAAGATATTGATAATTGCTCCTCCTGTTCCCGGTAAAATGTCTGATTTCAGTCGTGAAGGATTTGGCGTCGCGGAAGAAGAAATTAAAAAATTACCCGCTGCCCAAAAGATTGTAGCAGAGACTGCTCTGTGTGATTTTATGGATTCAAATGATTTTATAAAAGTGGATAGTGTGGACGGCTTGCATCCGATGCCTGACCAATATAAGATTTTGGGAGAAGCAGTTGCGGAGAGAGTGAGGAAGATTCTATGA
- a CDS encoding GIY-YIG nuclease family protein, giving the protein MEIKKWKAELETSLVNLSKAKEIPYNTLQISTTPKCPGVYMIVEKERKEILYIGESNNLSERLYRNHLMGNKSSANFKKKLVNDNTLMEVICNNTAKKFLKDKCSVKWILEDEFIKRKAIECYITALLLPKYAFTEKIKSI; this is encoded by the coding sequence ATGGAAATTAAAAAATGGAAAGCTGAATTAGAAACTTCATTAGTCAACCTATCAAAAGCCAAAGAAATTCCGTATAATACATTGCAAATTTCTACAACTCCTAAATGCCCAGGAGTATATATGATAGTTGAAAAAGAAAGAAAAGAAATTTTATATATTGGAGAATCAAATAATTTATCTGAAAGATTATATAGAAATCATCTTATGGGAAACAAATCAAGTGCTAATTTCAAAAAAAAGTTAGTTAACGATAACACTTTAATGGAAGTAATATGTAATAATACAGCTAAGAAATTTTTAAAAGATAAATGCTCTGTGAAGTGGATTTTAGAAGATGAATTTATAAAAAGAAAAGCTATAGAGTGTTATATCACAGCCCTGCTTTTGCCTAAATATGCTTTTACTGAAAAAATTAAATCAATATAG
- a CDS encoding alpha/beta fold hydrolase, with translation MNSKIVIISLIFLSSFIFNSCSDNTVTSGNPENLTASYECPVSSTTALTHFFSVNLKHSGSTLSGDVQSYDSSDTHKGVLTGTFDGASVSVTGDITGTNYDFTFTGSLISTSPKKISGNLVFSTGDAEPIPVEFVETVAVDTSIPPNPYMFESVFTTPNPTGPPVIFVHGMGGTIREWDSAMASLPADFKLRHNVYRYQYDWQKHIEVNGIVLRDSVLARGLVNPIIVGHSMGGLVCRAYVKNGGAITKLVTFGTPHYGSPLAKLKNFVPWLGLDGPQDIVPNSPFLTALNNDPVDIANRSKYYLLAGRMGGSISGVKWVWKESYYSQFVKIAYYVMKLYYPNKDNDGLVSEDSALLTGGGANNPLPVQLWVDHMHEQYPIISSGMYNYVIGL, from the coding sequence ATGAACAGCAAAATTGTAATAATATCTTTGATATTTTTAAGTTCTTTTATTTTCAATAGCTGCAGTGATAACACCGTTACAAGCGGAAATCCCGAAAATCTGACAGCTTCTTATGAATGCCCAGTAAGTTCAACTACAGCACTAACTCATTTCTTTTCAGTTAACTTAAAACATTCAGGTTCTACTCTATCGGGCGACGTCCAGTCTTATGATTCCTCTGATACCCATAAAGGTGTGCTTACGGGTACATTTGACGGAGCAAGTGTTTCAGTAACAGGAGATATTACCGGTACTAATTATGATTTTACTTTTACCGGCTCATTAATTTCAACTTCACCAAAGAAAATTTCAGGTAATCTTGTATTTTCTACCGGTGATGCCGAGCCTATTCCGGTTGAATTTGTAGAAACAGTTGCAGTAGATACTTCAATTCCTCCAAATCCTTACATGTTCGAATCAGTCTTTACAACTCCAAATCCAACTGGTCCGCCCGTTATCTTTGTACACGGAATGGGAGGCACAATACGTGAATGGGATTCTGCCATGGCATCGCTTCCTGCTGACTTTAAATTACGACATAATGTATATCGCTATCAATATGACTGGCAAAAACATATAGAAGTAAACGGAATAGTATTAAGAGATTCAGTTTTAGCCCGCGGACTTGTAAATCCTATTATCGTTGGTCACTCCATGGGAGGACTTGTATGCAGAGCATATGTTAAAAATGGCGGAGCAATAACAAAGTTGGTTACGTTCGGCACTCCGCATTACGGTTCACCACTTGCTAAACTTAAGAATTTTGTTCCTTGGCTTGGTTTAGACGGACCCCAGGATATCGTTCCAAATTCTCCGTTCTTAACTGCGCTAAATAATGACCCGGTTGATATTGCAAACAGGAGCAAGTATTATTTACTCGCAGGCAGAATGGGTGGAAGTATTTCAGGAGTTAAATGGGTCTGGAAAGAAAGTTATTATTCTCAATTTGTAAAAATTGCATACTATGTAATGAAGCTTTATTATCCGAATAAAGATAATGACGGACTTGTATCGGAAGATTCTGCATTACTAACAGGCGGGGGCGCAAATAATCCGTTACCTGTTCAGCTATGGGTTGACCACATGCATGAGCAGTATCCGATTATCTCTTCAGGTATGTATAATTATGTGATAGGATTGTGA
- a CDS encoding insulinase family protein produces the protein MNTKLIFEEFSLPNKLHCVLHKNTSNPLVNVTLGYKVGAKDEEPGQFGVAHLFEHLMFEGSQHIPKSQHQQIVMDCGGRTNAFTMQDATVYYEDVPANFLETALWLESDRMNAIDLTEENLDNQKKVVLEEKLQRYDNAPYGTFLAMTMKNIFPGSLYEHTTIGEAEHIRNFSRQDAIDFHHKFYSPANAELLISGDIDIDQSKKLIEKYFGDITKANGIIRKENKFKELTEDVTETIEDNVMLEKFYMSFKIPKAGSDEEFVMEYFTKLLFNNKSSRLYKKLVYEKMLLKNISSFKFSIQDAGVFIIIGTVNPGKSREDAQKIILDEIRNFAEGEVHDNDMAKIKNELEFGQVNKMISLNRINVASVFNRMYYKDVNKINEELSRYNSVTKEDLKKVTKKYFVDAKKVTLNYIPKKNKNNN, from the coding sequence TTGAACACGAAATTAATCTTTGAGGAATTCTCTCTCCCCAATAAATTACACTGCGTCCTTCACAAAAATACAAGTAATCCGCTGGTAAATGTTACACTCGGTTATAAAGTCGGTGCAAAGGACGAAGAGCCCGGACAGTTCGGCGTTGCTCATTTATTTGAGCATCTGATGTTTGAAGGCTCACAGCATATTCCTAAATCACAACATCAGCAGATAGTAATGGATTGCGGCGGCAGAACAAATGCGTTCACAATGCAGGATGCAACAGTTTATTACGAAGATGTACCTGCGAATTTTCTGGAAACAGCATTGTGGCTGGAATCCGACAGAATGAATGCAATTGATTTGACTGAAGAAAATCTTGATAACCAGAAAAAAGTTGTGCTTGAAGAAAAGCTTCAGAGGTATGATAACGCACCATATGGAACGTTCCTTGCAATGACTATGAAGAATATATTCCCCGGTTCGCTTTATGAACATACTACAATCGGTGAAGCCGAACATATCAGAAATTTTTCGAGACAGGATGCAATAGATTTTCATCATAAATTTTATTCACCTGCCAATGCAGAGCTTCTTATTTCAGGTGATATTGATATTGACCAGTCGAAGAAACTGATTGAAAAATACTTCGGAGATATTACGAAAGCTAATGGAATTATTAGAAAGGAAAATAAGTTCAAAGAACTAACGGAAGATGTAACGGAAACAATAGAAGATAATGTAATGCTTGAAAAGTTTTATATGTCTTTTAAAATTCCTAAAGCTGGCAGCGATGAAGAATTTGTAATGGAGTACTTTACAAAACTCTTGTTCAACAATAAAAGCAGCAGACTTTATAAAAAACTTGTATATGAAAAAATGCTCTTGAAGAATATTTCTTCATTCAAATTTTCAATACAGGATGCGGGAGTTTTTATTATTATCGGTACAGTAAACCCAGGCAAAAGCAGGGAAGATGCACAGAAAATTATTCTTGACGAAATAAGAAATTTTGCGGAAGGTGAAGTGCACGATAACGATATGGCTAAAATAAAAAATGAGCTTGAGTTCGGACAGGTAAACAAGATGATTTCTCTTAACAGGATAAATGTTGCAAGTGTTTTCAACAGAATGTACTACAAAGATGTAAATAAAATCAACGAAGAACTTTCACGCTATAATTCCGTAACTAAGGAAGATCTTAAAAAAGTTACCAAAAAATATTTTGTCGATGCAAAGAAAGTAACACTGAACTACATTCCTAAAAAAAATAAGAACAACAATTAA